The following coding sequences are from one Sporolituus thermophilus DSM 23256 window:
- the rimO gene encoding 30S ribosomal protein S12 methylthiotransferase RimO yields MLKAGFVSLGCAKNLVDTEVMLGILTDNNIAIVDNPGDADILIVNTCGFIDSAKEESITTILQMAEYKKESNCRALIVAGCLGQRYQQELLDELPEVDAIVGTGAWHRIMEAVQAALSGQRVLVIGPTETIYDETMPRIHTTPKYSAYVKVAEGCSNCCSYCVIPLVRGRFRSRPQESIVNEVKRLAANGIKEINLIAQDTTSYGRDLYGQPRLPQLLRSLVKIEGIEWIRLLYCYPRYFTDELIEVMAKEPKICKYVDLPLQHIHDDILKAMHRRDSRFDIEGLLAKIRKTIPDVAIRTSFIVGFPGETDDHFQALQEFMQVQKFDHVGIFTYSQEEGTVAGAMADQVPEEVKQERYHALMALQCQISEEINRQLEGRVLKVLVEGKSDQPGVVFGRSYREAPDVDGRVYVEGATGSRAGDLIVAKVVQGFTYDLLAEKI; encoded by the coding sequence ATGCTCAAAGCCGGGTTTGTCAGCCTCGGTTGCGCTAAAAACCTAGTTGATACAGAAGTCATGCTCGGCATATTAACCGATAACAACATCGCCATTGTCGATAACCCGGGTGATGCCGATATTCTCATTGTCAATACCTGCGGGTTTATTGATTCGGCAAAAGAAGAATCCATTACCACTATTCTTCAGATGGCTGAATATAAGAAGGAAAGCAACTGTCGGGCGCTTATCGTTGCCGGCTGTTTAGGACAACGTTATCAGCAGGAATTGCTTGATGAGCTGCCGGAAGTAGACGCGATTGTCGGAACGGGAGCCTGGCATCGCATCATGGAAGCCGTCCAGGCTGCTCTGTCCGGACAGAGAGTCTTAGTGATTGGGCCAACGGAAACTATTTACGATGAAACCATGCCGCGTATTCATACGACACCGAAGTATAGTGCCTATGTTAAAGTTGCCGAAGGGTGCAGCAATTGTTGTTCCTATTGTGTCATTCCGTTGGTTCGGGGCCGGTTTCGCAGCCGTCCGCAGGAATCCATTGTCAATGAGGTAAAACGTTTGGCGGCAAACGGCATCAAGGAAATAAACCTTATCGCCCAGGATACGACCAGTTACGGCCGAGACTTGTATGGCCAGCCCCGGCTACCGCAGTTGTTGCGGTCGTTGGTTAAGATTGAGGGAATCGAATGGATACGTCTTCTTTATTGTTATCCCCGCTACTTTACGGATGAGCTCATCGAGGTAATGGCCAAAGAGCCAAAAATCTGCAAATATGTTGATTTGCCGCTCCAGCATATTCACGACGACATTTTAAAGGCCATGCACCGCCGGGACAGTCGCTTTGATATTGAAGGCTTGCTTGCCAAAATTCGAAAAACCATACCGGACGTAGCTATCCGCACGTCTTTTATCGTTGGCTTCCCGGGGGAAACAGACGACCATTTTCAAGCGCTGCAGGAATTTATGCAGGTTCAGAAATTTGACCATGTCGGCATCTTTACCTATTCGCAAGAAGAAGGAACAGTAGCGGGGGCCATGGCAGACCAGGTTCCGGAGGAAGTCAAACAGGAACGCTACCATGCACTAATGGCTTTGCAGTGCCAAATTTCGGAAGAGATTAATCGCCAGTTGGAAGGACGTGTGCTAAAGGTACTGGTAGAGGGTAAAAGCGATCAACCAGGGGTGGTTTTTGGTCGTTCTTACCGGGAAGCGCCTGATGTGGATGGACGTGTTTATGTAGAAGGTGCAACAGGCAGTAGGGCTGGTGACCTGATCGTTGCTAAGGTTGTACAGGGTTTTACCTATGATTTGTTGGCGGAAAAAATATAG
- a CDS encoding YgiQ family radical SAM protein — protein MDNNFLPISREDMQKRGWDQLDFLFVSGDAYVDHPSFGPAVICRLLEKYGYKVGIIAQPDWRSTEDFKKLGKPRLGVLVSAGNMDSMLSKFTAAKKYRSKDNYSPGGKPGRRPDRATIVYCNRIRELWKNIPLIIGGVEASLRRFAHYDYWSNEVRRSILVDSRADLLIYGMGERQIKEIAAQLAAGLDVRHIRDVQGTCYCADNLDHLWDYVQVPSYEEVITSKEAFAEAFKLQYLEQDPIRGKTVVQRHGDIFVVQNPPAMPLTTAEMDEIYDLPYQRTYHPVYEKEGGVPAIQEVKFSLVSHRGCFGGCSFCAIVSHQGRIIQSRSHESVLREAKLLTKLPDFKGYIHDVGGPTANFRTPACRFQTERGACKGRHCLGSNPCNNLTADHKDYLSLLRALRSLPGVKKVFIRSGLRYDYLLAAKDEEFLREICEHHVSGQLKVAPEHISPKVTRLMGKSGKEVYIKFMEAYRRVNQQLGKEQYLVPYFMSSHPGAGLKEAVELAEFLRDIHYHPEQVQDFIPTPGSLSTAMYYSGINPLTGEKVYVAKDPHEKKLQRALMQYRDPKNYDLVYEALVKANRQDLIGYGPKCLIKPRVEQDKPEVSRKQRRLPVSRCQSAKRQRANKR, from the coding sequence ATGGACAATAACTTTCTTCCTATTAGCAGAGAAGACATGCAAAAGCGGGGTTGGGACCAATTAGATTTCTTATTTGTAAGCGGTGATGCTTATGTGGATCATCCCAGCTTTGGCCCGGCCGTTATTTGCCGGTTACTGGAGAAATATGGCTACAAGGTAGGGATCATTGCCCAGCCCGATTGGCGCTCGACCGAAGATTTTAAGAAATTAGGCAAGCCACGCTTGGGGGTCCTGGTATCAGCGGGAAACATGGATTCCATGCTGAGCAAATTTACGGCGGCCAAAAAATATCGCAGCAAGGACAATTATTCTCCTGGTGGCAAGCCTGGGCGGCGACCTGACAGGGCGACCATCGTTTATTGCAACCGTATTCGGGAATTATGGAAAAATATCCCCCTTATCATCGGCGGCGTCGAAGCAAGTTTGCGCCGGTTTGCTCACTATGATTACTGGTCAAATGAGGTCCGACGTTCAATTTTAGTTGATTCGCGAGCCGATTTACTTATATACGGGATGGGCGAGCGGCAGATTAAGGAAATTGCAGCCCAACTTGCCGCCGGTCTTGACGTAAGACATATTCGCGATGTCCAAGGCACCTGCTATTGCGCTGATAATTTGGACCATTTGTGGGATTATGTTCAGGTGCCGAGTTACGAAGAAGTAATTACCAGTAAAGAAGCTTTTGCCGAAGCATTTAAACTGCAATACTTGGAGCAGGATCCCATCCGCGGTAAAACGGTGGTGCAGCGGCACGGCGACATCTTTGTCGTGCAGAACCCGCCGGCAATGCCGCTGACAACGGCTGAGATGGACGAAATTTATGATCTCCCGTACCAGCGCACATATCATCCGGTTTATGAGAAAGAGGGCGGTGTACCTGCCATCCAAGAGGTCAAATTCAGCCTTGTTAGCCACCGGGGGTGTTTTGGCGGCTGTTCATTTTGTGCAATTGTATCCCATCAGGGACGGATTATTCAAAGCCGCAGCCACGAATCTGTTTTGCGGGAAGCGAAGTTGTTAACTAAACTCCCCGATTTTAAAGGCTATATTCATGACGTAGGTGGTCCTACTGCCAATTTTCGTACCCCAGCCTGTCGTTTTCAGACGGAAAGAGGGGCCTGTAAGGGACGCCATTGTTTGGGATCTAACCCGTGTAACAATCTAACAGCCGACCACAAGGATTATCTCTCCTTGCTGCGCGCCCTGCGCAGTTTGCCGGGAGTGAAAAAGGTGTTTATCCGTTCCGGGCTGCGCTATGATTATTTATTGGCCGCCAAGGACGAGGAATTTTTACGCGAAATATGCGAGCACCATGTAAGCGGTCAACTCAAGGTTGCGCCCGAGCACATATCGCCAAAAGTTACGCGGCTAATGGGTAAGTCGGGCAAAGAAGTATATATTAAGTTTATGGAAGCGTACCGGCGGGTAAACCAGCAGCTGGGAAAAGAACAGTATCTGGTGCCTTATTTTATGTCCAGCCATCCGGGAGCCGGATTAAAAGAAGCCGTTGAACTTGCCGAATTTCTCCGCGATATTCACTATCATCCTGAACAGGTACAGGACTTTATTCCAACGCCTGGCAGCTTGTCTACGGCTATGTATTACTCAGGCATCAATCCGCTTACAGGAGAAAAGGTTTATGTGGCTAAAGATCCGCATGAAAAGAAGCTGCAGCGGGCGTTAATGCAATATCGCGATCCTAAGAATTATGACTTAGTTTATGAGGCCTTGGTCAAAGCCAACCGGCAGGATTTAATCGGCTATGGGCCTAAGTGCCTTATAAAACCTCGGGTAGAACAAGACAAGCCCGAGGTAAGCAGAAAACAGCGCCGGCTTCCTGTAAGCCGGTGTCAATCAGCAAAAAGGCAGCGGGCTAACAAACGTTAG
- a CDS encoding ABC transporter substrate-binding protein: MRRYLPLLLISVFLLTLVLAGSTILAGYAGNRKADVKSLTVYTTLPVEQVAVLGQEFEKTSNIKVNIIPLTDKDLLTRLKVESASPRADLVLASRDVLVEAKKLNAFAVYTTEETDLIPERFKDNDDNWIGLWFDPIVFAVNLDALKNMPNQPSRWADLGKEPRLRLAMTDFLAAEASETLLNTMTSIHGEEKTLAYLKTIHPQIVQYAKFLATPVRMAGMGEADLAIAVHSEALRYINDGFPLKIIYPEEGTAFWLAGAGLVQKALHAAEAKQFLAWLITDNAQATLQKNRYYFIPTNPELLTYRNYAAKNLKLWDYTATMTREQKNKLLDKWVQSVRFSPK, from the coding sequence ATGCGCCGTTATCTGCCCTTACTTCTAATTTCTGTTTTTTTATTGACCCTTGTTTTGGCCGGTTCTACAATTTTGGCGGGCTATGCCGGAAACCGGAAGGCAGATGTGAAAAGTCTTACCGTCTACACTACGCTGCCTGTGGAGCAAGTGGCCGTTTTAGGACAAGAATTTGAAAAAACCAGTAATATTAAAGTTAATATCATTCCGCTGACGGATAAAGATTTGCTGACCCGGCTAAAGGTGGAAAGCGCTTCGCCACGGGCCGACCTGGTGCTTGCCAGTCGGGATGTTCTAGTTGAAGCGAAAAAATTAAATGCCTTTGCTGTGTATACTACCGAGGAAACTGATCTCATTCCCGAACGTTTTAAAGATAATGATGATAACTGGATCGGTCTTTGGTTTGACCCTATTGTTTTTGCCGTTAACCTTGATGCGCTTAAGAACATGCCGAATCAGCCGTCGCGGTGGGCCGATTTGGGAAAAGAACCCCGGTTGCGTTTGGCCATGACCGACTTTTTGGCGGCGGAAGCTTCGGAAACGTTGCTCAATACCATGACATCCATTCATGGTGAAGAAAAAACGCTAGCTTATCTAAAGACTATCCATCCGCAAATCGTGCAATATGCCAAATTTTTAGCTACGCCGGTAAGAATGGCGGGAATGGGAGAAGCTGACCTTGCTATTGCCGTTCATTCGGAAGCCCTTCGCTATATTAATGATGGTTTCCCCTTGAAAATCATTTATCCCGAAGAAGGAACCGCTTTTTGGCTGGCAGGCGCAGGTTTAGTGCAAAAAGCGCTGCATGCCGCTGAAGCTAAACAGTTTCTTGCTTGGCTTATAACCGATAACGCCCAGGCGACCCTGCAAAAAAATCGTTATTATTTCATACCTACCAATCCTGAGTTACTTACCTACCGGAATTACGCGGCCAAAAATTTAAAACTATGGGATTACACTGCTACTATGACACGTGAACAAAAAAACAAACTATTGGATAAATGGGTGCAGTCAGTGCGATTTAGCCCCAAATAG
- a CDS encoding helix-turn-helix domain-containing protein, whose translation METVGEILRREREKKGLTVKDVENATSIRALYISSIEEGNYSAIPGEVYLKGFIRNYANFLGLNGQEMVNLYRQSHTQQTIEPAAIKTEVSASAFPVKWLVAGVTGVIIAGAVWWFMAWHQPKSPAPEVKPAPVAPVPSPTVPAQPPQSMQTLPVPAGQPPAKIKPVVITAKYTDACWTSVTADGKEIYEGTPNAGDSFTWEAERNIVIKLGNAGGVELSHNGQSLGKLGAKGEVIVKSFAANTTTKP comes from the coding sequence GTGGAAACTGTGGGCGAAATTTTGCGGCGGGAAAGGGAAAAAAAGGGGCTAACAGTCAAGGATGTAGAAAACGCCACTAGTATACGGGCGTTATATATTAGTTCTATCGAAGAAGGTAATTATTCGGCCATTCCCGGAGAGGTGTATTTAAAGGGATTTATTCGCAATTATGCCAATTTTTTGGGTCTTAACGGCCAAGAGATGGTCAACCTGTATCGCCAGAGCCATACGCAGCAAACGATTGAACCAGCGGCGATTAAGACGGAAGTGTCTGCTTCCGCTTTTCCCGTTAAGTGGCTTGTCGCAGGGGTAACGGGTGTTATCATTGCGGGCGCTGTTTGGTGGTTTATGGCCTGGCATCAGCCTAAGAGTCCAGCACCAGAAGTTAAGCCTGCTCCCGTCGCGCCGGTACCGTCGCCAACTGTTCCGGCTCAACCGCCGCAGAGCATGCAGACGCTACCGGTGCCTGCCGGCCAGCCCCCGGCAAAGATAAAACCCGTGGTAATTACGGCAAAATATACTGATGCGTGCTGGACGTCAGTCACGGCCGACGGAAAAGAAATTTATGAGGGAACCCCTAATGCCGGTGATTCTTTTACCTGGGAGGCGGAGCGCAACATTGTTATTAAACTCGGCAATGCCGGTGGTGTCGAGCTAAGCCACAACGGTCAGTCTCTCGGGAAGCTAGGCGCTAAAGGGGAAGTCATAGTGAAATCTTTTGCGGCAAATACTACTACAAAGCCTTAA
- a CDS encoding DUF6941 family protein produces the protein MHHSEPYLQAALLCEGVTTDENGRHNIHNEFSQYTMGYSQPFTVLTIWRGGVGNQQSYTEKTEIIAPDGRVVASGENGPFSLKDSTYRQINSLLLENVDFTHEGIYELRVTLVDSQDREISQNVYPITVV, from the coding sequence ATGCATCATAGTGAACCGTATTTGCAGGCAGCCCTACTGTGTGAAGGCGTGACGACGGACGAAAACGGACGACATAACATCCATAATGAATTCAGTCAGTATACCATGGGATATTCCCAACCCTTTACCGTCCTAACCATTTGGCGCGGCGGCGTGGGCAATCAACAAAGCTACACAGAAAAAACGGAAATCATTGCTCCTGATGGCCGCGTCGTAGCCAGTGGAGAAAATGGGCCATTTTCCTTAAAAGACAGTACATACCGGCAAATTAATAGTCTTTTACTGGAGAATGTTGACTTTACGCATGAAGGCATATATGAACTGCGCGTGACACTTGTTGATTCACAAGATCGGGAAATCAGCCAAAATGTATATCCTATTACCGTTGTCTAA
- a CDS encoding competence/damage-inducible protein A codes for MIVEIVSTGTELLLGQIVNTNAAYLARKLNSLGFHVLYQSTVGDNRERMTQVLATALARADIVITSGGLGPTQGDITKEVSAGLLNKPLILHGPSLERIRCFFQQRNLPMPDNNVRQAMVPEGAIVVENERGTAPGVILEEGEKTIIHLPGPPHELEPMFERSIVPYLTRRFGEQGIIVSRVLRTYGIGESALEVKIRDFILNQSNPTIALLARNGEIHVRLTAKGASAMEANELITRLEMQLRQYIDQYIFGKDEESLEIVVGRLLQEKGMTLALAESCTGGLVSSRITDVPGSSIYLTGSIVCYSNQIKIDSVGVPAEILERYGAVSKETAYYMAQGIRGKFRTDLGVGITGIAGPGGATATKPVGLVYIAVDGPAGCDCQEYRFFGERTGIKHRTALAALNQLRLYVGR; via the coding sequence ATGATAGTAGAGATAGTCAGCACCGGAACCGAATTGCTGCTTGGCCAAATCGTTAATACGAATGCCGCCTATTTGGCGCGTAAACTAAACAGCTTAGGTTTTCATGTTTTGTACCAATCAACGGTAGGCGATAACCGCGAGCGGATGACACAGGTATTGGCAACCGCCTTGGCGCGGGCTGATATTGTCATCACGTCAGGGGGGTTAGGACCAACACAAGGTGATATTACTAAGGAAGTATCGGCCGGACTTTTGAATAAGCCGCTTATTCTGCACGGGCCAAGCCTGGAACGCATTCGCTGCTTTTTTCAACAAAGGAACTTGCCCATGCCTGATAATAATGTGCGACAAGCCATGGTGCCTGAAGGAGCTATCGTTGTTGAGAATGAACGGGGAACGGCCCCGGGCGTCATTTTGGAGGAGGGAGAAAAGACGATTATCCACCTGCCTGGCCCACCTCACGAACTGGAGCCCATGTTTGAACGCTCAATTGTGCCGTACCTAACCCGCCGTTTTGGCGAACAAGGCATTATCGTCTCCCGCGTGTTGCGTACTTACGGCATTGGCGAATCCGCACTTGAGGTAAAAATTCGCGACTTTATTTTAAATCAATCGAATCCTACCATTGCGTTATTAGCCCGAAACGGTGAAATTCATGTTCGTCTTACCGCCAAAGGAGCTTCGGCAATGGAGGCGAACGAATTGATTACGCGTCTGGAGATGCAGCTCCGCCAATACATTGACCAGTACATATTTGGAAAAGACGAAGAAAGTTTGGAAATTGTCGTCGGTAGGCTGCTACAGGAAAAAGGAATGACACTGGCTTTAGCCGAGTCCTGTACAGGCGGTCTCGTGAGCAGTCGCATAACCGACGTTCCGGGTAGCTCAATTTATTTAACAGGCTCTATTGTTTGCTACAGCAACCAAATAAAAATAGACAGTGTTGGCGTGCCGGCGGAAATACTTGAGCGCTATGGCGCTGTCAGCAAAGAAACGGCTTACTATATGGCGCAGGGCATTCGTGGTAAATTTAGGACAGATCTTGGCGTTGGCATTACCGGTATTGCCGGACCCGGCGGGGCAACAGCGACTAAACCGGTTGGTCTTGTATACATAGCGGTGGATGGACCGGCTGGCTGCGACTGCCAGGAATACCGCTTTTTTGGTGAACGAACCGGAATAAAGCACCGGACGGCTTTAGCGGCGCTCAATCAACTGCGGCTTTATGTTGGTCGTTGA